A stretch of DNA from Planctomycetaceae bacterium:
GCACGTTCGCTGCATGTCCTACCGGCGACACGTCTCCGGGGCCGTGCCATGCCGTGCGGACTCGGAAGAATTCGCAGAAATGCGCCAGCTTCTGCGCCGGCGTCAGCCCGCCGATCTGCGAAATGTGAACTCGAATAAAATCAATCAGACGCCCGGCGATGATGTCGACGAACTCATTCGGATTGTTGAACAGTTCTCCCATCGCAATCGGTGTCGCCGTTTGCTGGCGCAGATGTTTGAAGTAGCCCACGTCTTCCGGGCTGAACGGATCTTCCAGAAAGAACAGCCGGTACTGTTCCAGATCCTTCGCGAGCTTCATGGCCAGAATCGGCGGGACGCGTTCGTGAACGTCGTGCAGCAGTTCCACGTCGCCTCCGATGTTGTTTCGAAGATGCTCGAACAGCTTTGGCACCAGACGAACATAGGGGCCGGGTTCAAACACGTCCGGTCGAGCGTTCTCCGGAATGTCCGACGAACCGCCGCTGCCGCGGGCACCATACGTCGATAGTCCGGGTACTCCGACCTGAACCCGAATATGACGATACCCTTCGGCCATGTACCGCCGCACACTTTCTTCGACGGCTTCCAGACTGTTGCCGGACGCGTGCCGGTACGTATCTACCGCAGTCCGCGCGGGTCCGCCGAACAGCCGATACACGGGCTGATTGCAGAGCTTCCCGAGAATGTCCCACAGCGCCATGTCGACTCCGCTGAGAGCGTTATTGAGAACCGGCCCGTTTCTCCAGTAGGAACTCAGAAAGATCGAGTTCCAGGTTTCTTCGATCCGGGTCGCCGGCTTGTTCAGCAGAAACGGTTTGAGAAACGTATCAACGGCGGTCTCAACCGCGCGGGCTCGCTGCGTGAACGTGGCACATCCAAGTCCGTAGAGACCCGGCTGATTGGTTTCGACCTTGACCACAACCAGCCGGATTCCCGCCGGCGCGGTCAGAATCGACTTCACGTTGGTGATGCGAACATCATCATTGCCGGCCGCCGTTGTGCCGGTCTGCTGAACGAAGCCGTGAGCAGACCCCGCTGCCAGCAGCCCGGATCCCAGTGCCGTGTTCTTCAGCCAGTCGCGCCGTTTCATGATCGTGTCCCCGACGTATTTGAGAAGGATGTGAACTCGTACGGCAGGATAGCGGAAGCCGCCGCGTCGTTCACGCGCGTCGACGCGGACGAACCCATACGCCGCTCCGCCCGGCAAATGTGCGACCGACGGCAGCAGGGTCAATTCCAACGAGGGGACGACGCTCCTGCCGAGCCGCTGCGTTAGCCCGGATTACTCACGCGATCAGCGTTTTCTGGTGTACGGTGTCTGGGAGACGTTGGCTATTTCAAGTCGGCGAGACGCACACTGCGCGACGGGACTCCGATCCCGTCACTGCATTTCGACGGGATCGGAGTCCCGTCGTACAAACCCGTGAATATTCCGGGTTAAGCGCCCGCTGGCAAACGCGGCTCGGCAGGAGCCTCGCCCTCCCGATCATCACGCGTCCCGAACATCACGTATCCCGATGGTCGCGTCCGTGCAATCCATCAATGGGCGGATGACACGATTGGCAAAGCACTACGCCAGTTCGGTCTTCAGACGCGAATGCGGCACGCTTCGATCTGCGTCTGATTCGCGAGCCAAAACGTCGAGCGCCTCAACCAGCGCGGGCAATTGGCCGTTGTACCAGCGACTGAAGGTCAGTTCCGCCGTGTGACTGCCGGACAATCGAATACTGTTGGTGAAATAACCCGTCACCAGCTCGGCTCGGCATCCATCGAACGGGATTTTCGTCACTGCGTCATCTCGCAGCAGTCGGCACTGAGTCAGCAGCCAGCCGGCTTCGCTGCGACTCAGGATGCAGCGCGACCGCGCCGGTACTGTTCCGACCGTAGCCACCGGAAACACGACGACCTCAGGCCGAAGCTGCGTCTTTGGAGGAGAAATCAGTGCCCACACGGCATCAAGCAGCATGGTGCGAAAGAACACTTCTCGGCGATAGATCCAGCGAAACACGACCAAACATGCCGCCAGCATCGCAAGGTTGATGACCGTTGCGATGGTCGGACTGAACCCGTAAATCGCCATCAGCACCGCGCAGGCTGTCTTGTTGGCGACTTCGAAGACCGCGTCGATCGCGGGGACCGGAGTAATCCAGATCAGCACTTCAAAGAAGAACTTCACCGTGTTGATGACGAAAATGTTAATCGCCGCAGCGACCATCAGCAGCGTGTCGACCGTTACGGAAATGACGCCAAGCTGCACAACCTCCGGAGCTTCAACCGTGACGTCGGACCCGGTCGTCGCCGACATCAGCACCTTCAATGTCAGCAGTGTGATGATCCCTGCCCAGGCTTCCACCTGATCGACGGCCTGAGCGAACGGTTTGCTGACCTTGGTAAATCGCGGAATCGACGTGACCAGCGTCAGCGCCAGGAACGTCCAGAACACCGCCGGATTGTTCAGCGGTGATGTTGCACCCAGAAACGGATTTTCCGCCGACACCCAGCCTTTTCCGAAGATCGCCATTCCCGACAGGCACGTGATTCCGAAAAACGGCGACAACGCAACGGGAGCCAGCGGGCCGAGCCAGTCGGCAACGCCCATGCCGTGAACTAACTGTTGTGCCGCGACGACGTCCGTGGACGAATAGGAATCAACTGCCGGCGCCGGCGTTTTCGTTTCGTCGGCATGCAGCATCGAACCGACGGTCAGAAGCAACAGAAGAGACACAACCGATTTGGAGATCCATCGCGGCGGTCGCCCGGACATCGGCATGGGAAGCAGTCGATTCATCAGTTCATTCTTCCCCCGGCAGTGCGAACACGACGAAACTGTCGCCCGCTTTCGTTCGCAGCTTTCCGGCTCCACCGGCGGCAATGACGACGTACTGCCGATTGCCGACCATGTACGTCGACGGCGTGGCATAACCTCCCGCGGGCAGTTTGTAATCCCACAGCAGTTCGCCGGTGGCCTTGTCGAATGCGTGGAATTTTTCGTCCTTCGTGCCGGCGATAAACACCAGCCCGCCTGCGGTTACGATTGAGCCGCCGAAGGTTTCTGTTCCGGTTTGTGGAATTCCCCGCCGCGTCAGTTCTTCGTGTTCACCCAGCGGTATCTGCCAGGCGAATTCGCCGGAGTTCAGATTGATGGCCGTCAACTGTCCCCACGGCGGCTGAATCGCCGGGTAGCCTTCATGATCCAGAAACTGCACGTATCCCTTGTGACCAAACCGGTCGTGGTCGCCCGGTTTTCCCGGAACCAGCGTCATGATGTTCGGTACGTTGTTCGAATTCACGTAAAGCAGCCCGGTCGTCGGGTCGAAGGAAGCTCCCGACCAGTTTGCTCCGCCGTGAAAGCCGGGAATCACGACGGATCCTTCCAGACTCGGTGGCGTATTCGTCGATCCTCGGCGCAGCGTTTTCAGCTTGTCCAGCACTGACTGCCGGTTGGCTTCACCGATGTTTGTGACGTTGGATTCATCAAAGTGCTGAACAGAAAACGGCGGCGGACGGACCGGCACCGGCTGAGTCGGCCATGCCTGTTCGCCGGGGACAGTCGACGCGGGAAACGGCTTTTCTTCGACATCGAACAGCGGCTTTCCCGTTTCGCGGTCAAAGACAAACACATAGCCCGTCTTCGTGACCTGAGCAACCGCGTCGACCGCTCTGCCGTCGCGAGTCACACTCACGAGGTTGGGATAGACGGGAGTATCGTGGTCCCAGATGTCGTGATGCACCGTCTGAAAATGCCACCTGCGGTTTCCGGTTTCTGCATCCAGGCAAAGTGTGCAGTTGGCGAACAGATTCTGCCCGTGCCGATCGCCGCCATAGAAATCAAACGCGGCTGAACCCGTGCCACAAAACACCAGGCCGCGCTGGGTGTCCACGGTGATGCCGCCCCACGCGTTGGCTCCGCCGCGATTCCTCCAGGAACCTTCCGCCCAGGTGTCGTTGCCGAATTCGCCGGGATGCGGCACCGTGCGGAAACTCCAGACCTGTTCTCCGGTTCTCACGTCAAACGCGCGGATGTCTCCGGGAGCGGCAATACCCGGACCCTCGCCATTCGACACGCCGACGATGATCGTGTCGCGCCAGACTGCAGGCGCCGACGTCGGACCGTAGCCAAGCTTTCTGACATCGTCGGCAAACTCCGCGCGCAGATCGCGGATTCCTCCGTCACCGAAGCCGGCATCAAGTTTGCCGGTCTTCGCGTCCAGTGAAAACAGCCGGCCGTCCGACGAACCGTGAATGATCCGACGCTGACCGTCCGGCTGTCCGTCGCTCCAGTACGCCACGCCCCGATTGACGCCGCCGGACGTCGGCGTATGCGGCCACGGGTGATCTTTCAGGGGATCAAACTGCCACAGTTCCTCACCGGTCGCCGCGTTCAGCGCCACCACGCGCAGGTAGCCGGTAGTGACATACATCACGCCGTCAACAATCACCGGAGTGCATTCAATGGTCTTCCCGCTGCCGTCTGGTTGCAGTTCGCGGGTACGAAACGTCCAGGCCGGTCGCAACTGACTGACGTTGCTGCGATTGATTTCATCCAGCGGCGAATATCGCATCGCTCCGGGATCGTTCCCGACAGTCGGCCAGTCGGTGTCTTCGGCTTGCGCAAGTGAAGCCACTCGCGCGAGACTGCATCCGACAACGAGAAGCACCGCGGACAACTGACGAACCGAACCAGATTGCAAACTCATGAGACCTGCCTTGAACTGACCGGAAGAAACCTCCCTCGCGTTTCGACGATGCATTCCAGTGCTCGGGGATGATACCAGAGCCGCTCGCAAATCTCTGTCAGTGGCGCCATCGTCAATCTGACGGATGACGGCGATTCCGCCATCGCACCGCGATTCGTCCGGCGCTGCGTGTCAGGGTTGCCAGTCTTCAGGAACGTCGGGCTGCTGCCAGATGCTCATCCCGCCGTCAACAAAGATCATCTGACCATGGATGTGCTGCGCCGCGTCGCTGAGCAAAAAAACGGCGGCGCCCGCCGCGGCGTCCGGTCCGGGAACAATTCCGTTCGGCGTATGCAGTTCCATCCATCGCAGTGACCGCTTGTCTTTGAGTGCCGGTTCCGTCAGCGGCGTTCGAAAAAGGCCGGGAGCGATGCCGTTCACGCGAATCCCGTGCGGCGCCAGCGACACGCTTAGAGACCGCACCAGAGCCTCCACGGCGCCTTTGGACGTGTCGTACGCCACGTGAGTCGGTTCTGACAACCGCCCGTTGATGGAACCGATCAGAATGATTCGACCGCGAACGCCCGCTGTTACCCATCGCCGGGCGAAATGCTGAACAAGAACAAACTGCGAATAGACGTTCAGCCGCATCGTTCGATCGAACGTGGCAAAATCCAATTCCAAAAATGGCTGATCGATGTACGTGCCCGCATTGCAGACCAGCAGGTCGATGTCCGGGTTGCACTGCAGTGCAGCGTCCGCAACGCGAACAGCGCAGTCAGGAAGCGGCGCCGACAGATCACCGAAGACAAAGTCGCCGTCGCCACCGCCAGCACGGTCCAGACCATGCCGAACTACCGACGCTCCGGCCGCGGCGACGTGGTTGGCGATTTCGCAGCCGATTCCCATCGTGCTGCCCGTCACGAACGCCGCATGGTTGGCCAGCAGATTCATCGCGCCGGGTCTATTCTTCCGCAACAAACGGCAGCAGACCGATGAAGCGGGCTCGCAGCACAGCCGACCGGACGGCTCGCTGGTACAGGGCGGACGTTCCGGTACGGCGGCGAGGCAGAATCCGGCCTTCGCGGTCAATCAAAGTTCGCAGAGTCTTCAAGTCCTTGTAATCCACGTAGACCGGCCGCGACACAACGCCGTCCGGGCTGAACGGACACTTCATCTTTTTCTTCTTGAGTTTTGCGCGGCGCTTCCGGAGCTTTCTCAGGTCATTCTTGGAAATTGTGGCCATCGACGAACTTGCTCTCTTTCTGCGTGTACCGGTCCTCAGGGAACGGTTCAGCAAACTGCAAACTGCGGGCAAAGACCCCGTAAAGCTGCCAGACAGATCCAGTCGTCAATGCAGCCGCCCGACGGAGCAGCCACCAAAGGCTGCCGGGGAAACGAAGCGGCATTCTACTGCCTGCTCCAAAGACAGCAACTGAAACTGCCGGACACAAGAAAACGCCCGCGTGCCTCTATCCCGACGCCCTCGGCGGGCCGACACAACCTGTGCCGGTGGCGTCAGCCCAATGTCACTCACTTTGGTTTTTCTGTCTGACATGGTGGAGTTTGGCATGAGAATTGCGCTGTCAATGAACACGTTTCATTGCTGCCAGATTGTCATGGAAACACGGATGTCTGAAGAATCTTCGCTGACGGAACACGAATTTGTTTCGGCTGTTGATCCAGGGCCGGCGCATTTGGCAGGGTGCAGGCAGTGGCGTGATTGTTGCGGGGAGATGGCGACAGTCAACCGGGCGGAGGGAGCACGCTTCGTTTTTGCGGCTGAATGATTCGGCAGACGAACCTTCCATCCGAACGGAGTCTGTAATGTTTACAAGGTGCCTGGCAGTTCCTGCATGCTTTGAGCCGCTGGTCGATCCGCGCCGCCCGGCCGGCAATCATCGCCATCGGCTGATTGACATTATGTTTCTGGCACTTTGTGCGACGATCTGCCGGTGCGAGACGTGGGAAGACATCGAAGATTTCGGCTATGAGCGGCTGGAGTGGCTTCGAAAATACGTCCCGCTCGAAAATGGTGTCCCCCATCATGACACGATTGCCCGCGTCATTTCGCGGCTCGACACGGCCGCTTTTTACGCCTGTCTGCAGGACTGGATCAGCGGCCTCAAACTTGACCTGGCCGGCAGGGGCGTGCATGTGGACGGCAAGACGGCTCGCCACAGTTTTGACAGCGACACCAATCTGAAGGCACTGCATCTGGTCAGTGCCTGGGTCGATGAGCACAGTGTTTGCCTGGGCCAGATCGCTGCGGACCAGAAGTCCAATGAGATCACCGCTGTGCCGCTGCTGCTGGAGATGCTGGAGATCAAAGGCGCGGTGATCACGCTGGACGCGATGAACTGCCAGCAGAAGACCGTCGAGCAGATCATCGAACAGGAAGCCGACTTTGTGATCACTGTCAAAGACAACCAGCCCACACTGGCTCAGGCGATCGCTGACCGGTTTGACGAGTACTTCGAAAACGGCGAAGTCGACCGCACGGTTCGTTCGCACCGCAGACGCAGCCGTTCGCGCGGCCGACCTGAGCGAACAGGTGGTGACGGTCGCACCCGTACCCGAATCCATCCGGGCGATGGACAAGTGGCAGGGCATCCAGTCGATCGGAATGGTCTGGCGCCACCGCGAACCGGTTATACCGCGAGCGGGGGAAAATGAGGGAAGCAGGCTCGTGGCAGTAAGAGTTGTGAAAAGCACCAGTGTCCGCCGCGGC
This window harbors:
- a CDS encoding ISAs1 family transposase; this translates as MFTRCLAVPACFEPLVDPRRPAGNHRHRLIDIMFLALCATICRCETWEDIEDFGYERLEWLRKYVPLENGVPHHDTIARVISRLDTAAFYACLQDWISGLKLDLAGRGVHVDGKTARHSFDSDTNLKALHLVSAWVDEHSVCLGQIAADQKSNEITAVPLLLEMLEIKGAVITLDAMNCQQKTVEQIIEQEADFVITVKDNQPTLAQAIADRFDEYFENGEVDRTVRSHRRRSRSRGRPERTGGDGRTRTRIHPGDGQVAGHPVDRNGLAPPRTGYTASGGK
- the rpsR gene encoding 30S ribosomal protein S18, translated to MATISKNDLRKLRKRRAKLKKKKMKCPFSPDGVVSRPVYVDYKDLKTLRTLIDREGRILPRRRTGTSALYQRAVRSAVLRARFIGLLPFVAEE
- a CDS encoding enolase C-terminal domain-like protein, whose product is MKRRDWLKNTALGSGLLAAGSAHGFVQQTGTTAAGNDDVRITNVKSILTAPAGIRLVVVKVETNQPGLYGLGCATFTQRARAVETAVDTFLKPFLLNKPATRIEETWNSIFLSSYWRNGPVLNNALSGVDMALWDILGKLCNQPVYRLFGGPARTAVDTYRHASGNSLEAVEESVRRYMAEGYRHIRVQVGVPGLSTYGARGSGGSSDIPENARPDVFEPGPYVRLVPKLFEHLRNNIGGDVELLHDVHERVPPILAMKLAKDLEQYRLFFLEDPFSPEDVGYFKHLRQQTATPIAMGELFNNPNEFVDIIAGRLIDFIRVHISQIGGLTPAQKLAHFCEFFRVRTAWHGPGDVSPVGHAANVHLDLATQNFGIQEAREFRQEEEDVFPGCPTLKDGYYHANDKPGLGIDIDEALAAKFPIRDDPPFDMNWGNLRRRDGQITKP
- a CDS encoding pyrroloquinoline quinone-dependent dehydrogenase encodes the protein MSLQSGSVRQLSAVLLVVGCSLARVASLAQAEDTDWPTVGNDPGAMRYSPLDEINRSNVSQLRPAWTFRTRELQPDGSGKTIECTPVIVDGVMYVTTGYLRVVALNAATGEELWQFDPLKDHPWPHTPTSGGVNRGVAYWSDGQPDGQRRIIHGSSDGRLFSLDAKTGKLDAGFGDGGIRDLRAEFADDVRKLGYGPTSAPAVWRDTIIVGVSNGEGPGIAAPGDIRAFDVRTGEQVWSFRTVPHPGEFGNDTWAEGSWRNRGGANAWGGITVDTQRGLVFCGTGSAAFDFYGGDRHGQNLFANCTLCLDAETGNRRWHFQTVHHDIWDHDTPVYPNLVSVTRDGRAVDAVAQVTKTGYVFVFDRETGKPLFDVEEKPFPASTVPGEQAWPTQPVPVRPPPFSVQHFDESNVTNIGEANRQSVLDKLKTLRRGSTNTPPSLEGSVVIPGFHGGANWSGASFDPTTGLLYVNSNNVPNIMTLVPGKPGDHDRFGHKGYVQFLDHEGYPAIQPPWGQLTAINLNSGEFAWQIPLGEHEELTRRGIPQTGTETFGGSIVTAGGLVFIAGTKDEKFHAFDKATGELLWDYKLPAGGYATPSTYMVGNRQYVVIAAGGAGKLRTKAGDSFVVFALPGEE
- a CDS encoding SDR family oxidoreductase — protein: MNLLANHAAFVTGSTMGIGCEIANHVAAAGASVVRHGLDRAGGGDGDFVFGDLSAPLPDCAVRVADAALQCNPDIDLLVCNAGTYIDQPFLELDFATFDRTMRLNVYSQFVLVQHFARRWVTAGVRGRIILIGSINGRLSEPTHVAYDTSKGAVEALVRSLSVSLAPHGIRVNGIAPGLFRTPLTEPALKDKRSLRWMELHTPNGIVPGPDAAAGAAVFLLSDAAQHIHGQMIFVDGGMSIWQQPDVPEDWQP